The Mycolicibacterium fluoranthenivorans genome has a window encoding:
- a CDS encoding holo-ACP synthase: MGIVGVGIDLVSIPDFAAQVDQPGTVFAETFTPGERRDAADKSSSAARHLAARWAAKEAVIKAWSGSRFSKRPMLPEGIHRDIEVITDMWGRPKVRLTGAIAEHLKDVTIHLSLTHEADTAAAVAVLEA; this comes from the coding sequence ATGGGCATCGTAGGGGTAGGCATCGACCTGGTATCGATTCCGGATTTCGCCGCACAGGTGGATCAACCGGGCACTGTGTTCGCCGAGACCTTCACACCGGGTGAACGGCGCGACGCCGCGGACAAGAGTTCGTCGGCGGCGCGTCACCTCGCGGCGCGGTGGGCTGCCAAGGAAGCCGTGATCAAGGCCTGGTCGGGGTCACGGTTTTCCAAGCGGCCGATGCTGCCGGAGGGCATCCACCGCGATATCGAGGTGATCACCGATATGTGGGGGCGCCCGAAGGTCCGGTTGACCGGGGCGATCGCCGAGCACCTCAAGGATGTGACGATCCACCTGTCACTGACCCACGAGGCCGATACCGCCGCCGCGGTCGCGGTCCTCGAAGCCTGA
- a CDS encoding DUF3618 domain-containing protein encodes MADRDPETIKRDIDQARDQLASTVDQLAVRANPQRLADDAKARVLAFVKKPAVVGSVVGTVVVVLVIRRVRRR; translated from the coding sequence GTGGCCGACCGGGATCCCGAGACCATCAAGCGCGATATCGATCAGGCGCGCGATCAGCTCGCGTCGACGGTCGACCAGTTGGCGGTGCGGGCGAATCCGCAGCGACTCGCTGATGATGCCAAGGCGCGTGTGCTCGCGTTCGTGAAGAAGCCGGCCGTCGTGGGGTCCGTGGTGGGAACCGTCGTGGTGGTGCTGGTGATCCGGCGGGTCCGCCGCCGCTGA
- a CDS encoding dipeptidase: MTDLVERVRELLPSVRRDLEELVRIESVWADPARRGEVARSAELTAKLLSEAGFGDVRIVAEGGAPAVIARHPAPEGAPTVLLYAHHDVQPEGNPDQWASAPFEPTERGGRLYGRGTADDKAGIATHLAAFRAHDGKPPVGVTVFVEGEEESGSPSLGALLAAHRDLLAADVIVIADSDNWSTEIPALTVSLRGLADCVVEVATLDHGLHSGLWGGVVPDALSVLVRLLASLHDDEGNVAVAGLHEADAADVAFPDERVRADSGLLDGVGQIGSGSVVQRLWAKPAITVIGIDTTPIEKASNTLIARARAKVSLRVAPGGDAAAHLEALTRHLLAHAPWGAQVTVTPGDVGQPYAIEATGPVYDAARTAFHTAWGREPVDMGMGGSIPFIAEFATAFPAAKILVTGVEDPGTQAHSVNESLHLGVLERAATAEALLLGALGQR, from the coding sequence ATGACCGATCTAGTCGAACGTGTCCGCGAGCTTCTGCCGTCGGTGCGGCGCGATCTCGAAGAGTTGGTGCGCATCGAATCGGTGTGGGCCGACCCGGCGCGGCGCGGCGAGGTGGCGCGCAGCGCGGAGCTGACGGCAAAACTGTTGTCGGAAGCCGGTTTCGGGGACGTCCGGATCGTCGCCGAGGGTGGGGCCCCCGCGGTCATCGCCCGTCATCCCGCGCCCGAAGGTGCGCCGACCGTGCTGCTGTACGCGCATCACGATGTGCAGCCGGAGGGGAATCCGGACCAGTGGGCTTCGGCACCGTTCGAACCCACCGAGCGCGGCGGCCGGCTCTATGGCCGGGGCACTGCCGATGACAAGGCCGGGATCGCCACGCATTTGGCCGCGTTCCGGGCGCATGACGGCAAACCCCCGGTCGGGGTGACGGTGTTCGTCGAGGGTGAAGAGGAGTCCGGCTCACCGTCCCTGGGAGCCCTGTTGGCCGCACACCGCGATCTGCTGGCCGCCGATGTCATCGTGATCGCCGACTCGGACAACTGGAGCACCGAGATCCCGGCGCTCACCGTGTCGCTGCGCGGCCTGGCCGACTGCGTGGTGGAAGTGGCCACCCTGGACCACGGCCTGCACTCCGGGCTGTGGGGCGGTGTGGTGCCCGACGCGCTCTCGGTGCTGGTGCGGCTGCTGGCCAGCCTGCACGATGACGAGGGCAATGTGGCCGTCGCCGGCCTGCATGAGGCCGACGCCGCCGATGTCGCGTTTCCCGACGAGCGGGTGCGGGCGGATTCCGGGCTGCTCGACGGGGTGGGGCAGATCGGCTCCGGGTCTGTGGTGCAACGACTTTGGGCCAAGCCCGCCATCACCGTCATCGGTATCGACACCACCCCGATCGAGAAGGCGTCCAACACCCTGATCGCGCGGGCGCGAGCCAAGGTGAGCCTGCGGGTGGCCCCCGGCGGCGACGCCGCGGCCCATCTCGAGGCGCTGACCCGCCATCTGCTGGCCCACGCGCCGTGGGGTGCCCAGGTCACCGTGACACCGGGCGATGTCGGCCAGCCCTACGCGATCGAGGCCACCGGCCCGGTGTACGACGCCGCCCGGACGGCTTTCCATACGGCGTGGGGCCGTGAGCCCGTGGACATGGGCATGGGCGGATCCATCCCGTTCATCGCGGAGTTCGCCACCGCGTTCCCCGCCGCCAAGATTCTGGTGACCGGCGTGGAGGACCCGGGTACCCAGGCGCACAGCGTCAACGAGAGCCTGCACCTCGGGGTGCTGGAACGTGCGGCGACGGCGGAGGCGCTGCTGCTGGGTGCGCTGGGTCAGCGCTGA
- the bcp gene encoding thioredoxin-dependent thiol peroxidase: MPQTPRLAPGDKAPAFSLSDADGNTVSLSDFTGRKVIVYFYPAASTPGCTKQACDFRDSLAELNEAGLDVVGISPDKPEKLAKFRDHEGLTFPLLSDPDKKVLTAWGAFGEKTMYGKTVQGVIRSTFVVDEKGNIEVAQYNVKATGHVAKLRRDISV; the protein is encoded by the coding sequence ATGCCTCAGACCCCGCGCCTCGCTCCCGGCGACAAAGCGCCCGCCTTCAGCCTGTCCGACGCCGACGGCAACACCGTCAGTTTGTCCGACTTCACAGGCCGCAAGGTCATCGTCTACTTCTACCCCGCCGCGTCCACCCCGGGCTGCACCAAGCAGGCCTGCGACTTCCGCGACAGCCTCGCAGAACTCAACGAGGCGGGCCTGGACGTCGTCGGTATCTCACCCGACAAACCGGAGAAGCTGGCCAAGTTCCGCGACCACGAAGGGCTGACCTTCCCCCTGCTCTCCGACCCGGACAAGAAGGTGCTCACCGCGTGGGGTGCCTTCGGCGAGAAGACGATGTACGGCAAGACCGTGCAGGGCGTCATCCGGTCGACGTTCGTCGTCGACGAGAAGGGCAACATCGAGGTGGCCCAGTACAACGTCAAGGCCACCGGTCACGTCGCCAAGCTGCGCCGGGATATCTCGGTCTAG